From one Leifsonia sp. 1010 genomic stretch:
- a CDS encoding glycosyltransferase family 2 protein, which yields MDLLFPILNTIAGVVISLSLVYFLAAMGAGIHELRKNKTKLGVQGDARYEQPFLDEPETFDVYFLVPCLNEEAVIGATVAALAPGRRSTTIVIDDASDDRTAEVAREHGGPNTIVLSRQLPNARTGKGEALNDAYLLVRQLVEERGQDPARVLICVMDADGRLSDGALSHVLPIFEDPKVGGLQLAVRIRNRNTNFLTRFQDFQFWSMSAITQFGRRKTGTVSLGGNGQFTRMSALEGLDGMPWSASLTEDLDLAISLLIKGWTLETTPAASVDQQGVESLRRLIVQRRRWYQGHMTAGKRIVDIWKNPDLSNARMFEMSAYLSVPWLFDLPWSILWHWLLFTFIVRADSVFSYVDGPLSLVVGLVAWYVLTFAPSILTTVVYLRRDRRVGLGWAILMGHAFLVMNYLSFACAWGALLRMIQGRTGWDKTARSAEPGEATASPSTTSAAASAPASH from the coding sequence ATGGACCTGCTCTTCCCCATCCTGAACACCATCGCCGGTGTCGTCATCTCCCTGTCGCTGGTGTACTTCCTCGCCGCCATGGGTGCCGGGATACACGAGCTCCGCAAGAACAAGACCAAGCTCGGCGTGCAGGGCGACGCCCGCTACGAGCAGCCGTTCCTCGACGAGCCGGAGACCTTCGACGTCTACTTCCTGGTGCCGTGCCTGAACGAGGAGGCCGTCATCGGCGCAACCGTCGCAGCCCTCGCCCCCGGTCGCCGCAGCACGACCATCGTCATCGACGACGCCTCCGACGACCGCACGGCCGAGGTCGCCCGCGAGCACGGCGGACCGAACACGATCGTCCTCAGCCGGCAGCTCCCGAACGCGCGCACCGGCAAGGGCGAGGCGCTCAACGACGCCTACCTGCTCGTCCGTCAGCTCGTCGAAGAGCGCGGCCAGGACCCGGCCCGCGTGCTCATCTGCGTCATGGATGCCGACGGCCGCCTCTCCGACGGCGCGCTCTCGCACGTCCTCCCGATCTTCGAGGACCCCAAGGTCGGCGGCCTGCAGCTCGCTGTGCGCATCCGCAACCGCAACACCAACTTCCTCACCCGCTTCCAGGACTTCCAGTTCTGGTCGATGTCGGCCATCACGCAGTTCGGCCGCCGGAAGACCGGCACGGTCAGCCTGGGGGGCAACGGCCAGTTCACCCGCATGTCGGCCCTCGAAGGACTCGACGGGATGCCGTGGTCGGCGTCCCTCACCGAAGACCTCGACCTGGCCATCTCGCTGCTCATCAAGGGCTGGACGCTGGAGACGACTCCCGCGGCGTCGGTCGACCAGCAGGGCGTCGAGTCCCTTCGCCGGCTCATCGTCCAGCGCCGCCGCTGGTACCAGGGCCACATGACGGCGGGCAAGCGCATCGTCGACATCTGGAAGAACCCCGACCTGTCGAACGCGCGCATGTTCGAGATGTCCGCCTACCTCTCCGTGCCGTGGCTGTTCGACCTGCCCTGGTCGATCCTCTGGCACTGGCTGCTGTTCACGTTCATCGTCCGCGCCGACTCTGTGTTCTCGTACGTCGACGGCCCGCTGTCGCTCGTCGTCGGCCTGGTCGCCTGGTACGTGCTCACGTTCGCGCCGTCGATCCTCACCACCGTCGTGTACCTCCGACGAGACCGTCGGGTCGGACTCGGCTGGGCGATCCTCATGGGTCACGCCTTCCTGGTCATGAACTACCTCTCGTTCGCCTGCGCCTGGGGAGCGCTGCTGCGGATGATCCAGGGCCGCACCGGGTGGGACAAGACCGCCCGGTCGGCCGAACCTGGGGAAGCGACCGCATCCCCGTCCACCACCTCCGCGGCCGCCTCCGCGCCCGCGTCACACTAA
- the xrtR gene encoding exosortase R — MSTIAPATPAPSRRAARRLLTALRVLLGLAVVALGILFLVKEYSARLLEAQVGAWLVDRLFATNALPSLSAGTPAVVFGVHDTFLALRITIECSIALYAGSIVIFGGLLLMLPRLRTVRVVVATALGAGLMILLNQVRIVGLAWVLSEYGRDGFEWAHSLGGSFLMTAGLVVSLGVFLGIVPRRRPRRRFRSTRKSVR; from the coding sequence ATGTCCACCATCGCTCCCGCCACCCCCGCGCCCTCCCGGCGCGCCGCCCGTCGGCTGCTGACCGCCCTCCGCGTGCTCCTCGGCCTCGCCGTCGTCGCGCTCGGCATCCTCTTCCTCGTCAAGGAGTACTCCGCCCGCCTCCTCGAGGCGCAGGTCGGCGCCTGGCTGGTCGACAGGCTCTTCGCGACCAACGCCCTCCCATCGCTCAGTGCAGGAACCCCGGCCGTCGTCTTCGGCGTCCACGACACGTTCCTCGCGCTGCGCATCACGATCGAGTGCTCGATCGCGCTCTACGCCGGCAGCATCGTCATCTTCGGCGGGCTGCTCCTGATGCTCCCGCGGCTGCGGACCGTCCGTGTCGTCGTGGCCACCGCCCTCGGTGCGGGTCTGATGATCTTGCTGAACCAGGTGCGGATCGTCGGCCTCGCGTGGGTGCTCTCCGAGTACGGACGCGACGGCTTCGAGTGGGCGCACAGTCTCGGCGGCAGCTTCCTGATGACCGCCGGTCTCGTCGTCAGCCTGGGCGTGTTCCTCGGGATCGTCCCGCGACGTCGCCCGCGCCGCCGCTTCCGCTCCACCAGGAAGTCGGTACGCTGA